A window of the Kosakonia radicincitans DSM 16656 genome harbors these coding sequences:
- the xylR gene encoding D-xylose utilization transcriptional activator XylR (D-xylose enhances binding of XylR to the xyl promoter and activates transcription.) — protein sequence MFEKRHRITLLFNANKAYDRQVVEGVGEYLQASQSEWDIFIEEDFRARIENIKEWVGDGVIADYDDPEIEQVLADVDVPIVGVGGSYHTPESYPAVHYIATDNHALVESAFLHLKEKGVHRFAFYGLPVSSGKRWAAEREYAFCRLVAQEKYRGVVYQGLTTAPENWQHAQNRLADWLQTLPPQTGIIAVTDARARHVLQVCDHLHIPVPEKLCVIGIDNEELTRYLSRVALSSVAQGTRQMGYQAAKLLHRLLDSETLPLQRLLVPPVRVVERRSTDYRSLNDPAVIQAMHYIRNHACKGIKVDQVLDAVGISRSNLEKRFKEEVGETIHAVIHAEKLEKARSLLISTSLSINEISQMCGYPSLQYFYSVFRKEYDSTPKDYRDRYSEVLI from the coding sequence ATGTTTGAAAAACGCCATCGCATCACGCTGTTATTTAATGCGAATAAAGCCTATGACCGCCAGGTTGTCGAGGGCGTCGGCGAGTATTTGCAGGCGTCGCAATCCGAGTGGGACATCTTTATCGAGGAAGATTTCCGCGCGCGCATTGAAAACATTAAAGAGTGGGTTGGCGACGGTGTTATTGCCGATTACGACGACCCAGAAATAGAACAGGTACTGGCCGATGTTGACGTTCCGATCGTCGGCGTTGGCGGCTCCTATCACACGCCAGAAAGCTACCCTGCGGTCCATTACATCGCCACCGACAATCACGCGCTGGTTGAGAGCGCATTCCTGCATTTGAAAGAGAAAGGTGTACACCGTTTTGCTTTTTACGGCCTGCCCGTTTCCAGCGGTAAACGCTGGGCTGCTGAACGTGAATATGCTTTTTGCCGGCTTGTCGCGCAGGAGAAATACCGCGGTGTGGTCTATCAGGGGCTGACCACCGCGCCAGAAAACTGGCAGCACGCACAGAACCGGCTCGCCGACTGGCTACAAACGCTCCCGCCGCAAACCGGCATCATTGCCGTTACCGACGCCCGCGCCCGCCACGTGCTGCAAGTGTGCGACCATCTGCATATTCCGGTGCCGGAAAAGTTGTGCGTCATTGGCATCGATAATGAAGAGCTGACCCGTTATCTCTCACGCGTCGCGCTCTCGTCGGTGGCGCAGGGTACGCGGCAGATGGGCTATCAGGCGGCAAAATTACTGCATCGTCTGCTGGATAGCGAAACCCTGCCGCTTCAGCGACTACTGGTGCCGCCGGTGCGGGTGGTGGAACGACGTTCGACTGATTACCGGTCGCTGAACGATCCGGCGGTCATCCAGGCGATGCACTACATCCGTAATCATGCCTGCAAGGGGATCAAGGTCGATCAGGTGCTGGATGCTGTTGGTATTTCACGTTCCAATCTGGAGAAGCGCTTTAAAGAGGAAGTGGGGGAAACTATCCACGCGGTGATCCACGCGGAGAAACTGGAAAAAGCGCGCAGCCTGCTGATTTCAACGTCACTCTCGATCAACGAGATTTCACAAATGTGCGGCTACCCGTCGTTGCAATATTTCTATTCCGTCTTCCGCAAAGAGTACGACAGCACGCCGAAAGACTACCGCGACCGCTACAGCGAAGTGCTGATATAA